In a single window of the Rhodoferax saidenbachensis genome:
- the flhD gene encoding flagellar transcriptional regulator FlhD has product MTNEQLLNEIREANLTYLMLAQNLIRQDKAEALFRLGMSEEAADLIGTLSPAQILKIASGNMLLCRFRVDDDIVWNLLTNHTPSKVDNDATTKLHASILMAGKFAEAM; this is encoded by the coding sequence ATGACCAACGAGCAGTTACTCAACGAGATCCGCGAAGCCAATCTGACCTACCTGATGCTGGCCCAGAATCTGATCCGCCAGGACAAAGCCGAAGCGCTGTTCCGCCTGGGCATGTCAGAAGAAGCAGCTGACCTGATTGGCACCCTCTCGCCCGCCCAGATTCTGAAAATTGCCTCCGGCAACATGCTGCTGTGCCGTTTCCGCGTGGATGACGACATTGTCTGGAACCTGCTGACCAACCACACGCCAAGCAAAGTGGACAACGACGCCACCACCAAGCTGCACGCCAGCATCCTGATGGCCGGCAAATTTGCCGAAGCCATGTAA
- the fliD gene encoding flagellar filament capping protein FliD codes for MATISSIGIGTSGLDVAGIISQLVALEKQPLKTLQSKATLTQAKISAFATIQSSFSSLGEMANRLSSASVWSARVASSSNTSAATVTATEAAGATSFTLDVDALAKAQSVSSSSQALGSLVGAGTLTFRVGTWSDAAANVASTAAAASTAATNATNALNAFTSGSAEAAAYQAARVANTPTVTDQQAEDDAYAALSPADLTALSTSNSAAAASTAAAAAAAAAVVAANAGLPSFTAGSGSDVSVTVTAQDTMTTLAAKINAANTGVVATVFKDGTGERLLFRSKATGLESGFRVQATDADGNNTDNAGLSKLAFDPQAGAFGMASNGIPVQYGQNAQVRINGLPVTSASNTLTDNFPGVTITLTATTTTGYGTPGEVKSPATIAVREDVTPAVKNVQDFITAYNTLATSLAEMTKYDAATKTPGIFQGDAAVLGLQSIMRGMVGSISSGSVYKRLSDVGIERQLDGTLTMNTAKLSAAANNGTELQKLFTANNNDSQSNGFALKFNALSKGVLAAGGSVKNKSEALQKELARNATEQTKVNDHADLVEQRLNKRYTALDTQMASLTALNNYVAQQITLWNKSTG; via the coding sequence ATGGCGACCATTTCATCCATCGGCATTGGCACTAGCGGACTGGATGTCGCTGGCATCATCAGTCAGCTGGTCGCGTTGGAAAAGCAGCCTTTGAAGACCCTGCAGTCCAAGGCTACGCTGACGCAGGCCAAAATCTCGGCCTTTGCAACTATTCAGTCCAGCTTCTCATCGCTGGGCGAGATGGCCAATCGTCTTTCCTCGGCGAGTGTCTGGAGCGCCCGGGTTGCATCGTCCTCCAATACCAGTGCTGCCACCGTCACCGCGACCGAAGCTGCAGGGGCCACTTCTTTCACCTTGGATGTGGATGCCTTGGCCAAAGCGCAGTCTGTTTCGTCGTCTTCGCAGGCACTGGGTTCCCTGGTGGGGGCTGGCACTCTGACGTTTCGTGTGGGTACCTGGTCGGATGCCGCGGCCAATGTCGCCAGTACGGCGGCGGCGGCTAGCACGGCAGCCACCAACGCGACCAATGCCTTAAATGCCTTTACCAGTGGTTCCGCTGAGGCCGCAGCCTACCAAGCTGCTCGAGTGGCCAACACGCCCACCGTGACCGACCAGCAGGCCGAAGACGATGCCTACGCCGCCCTGAGCCCGGCCGATCTGACCGCCTTGTCGACTTCCAACAGTGCAGCTGCCGCATCCACTGCGGCGGCTGCGGCAGCTGCCGCAGCAGTGGTGGCAGCCAATGCGGGGCTCCCCAGCTTTACGGCAGGCTCTGGCTCGGATGTCAGCGTGACGGTGACCGCGCAGGACACGATGACGACGCTGGCCGCCAAGATCAATGCAGCCAATACCGGTGTGGTAGCCACGGTTTTCAAGGACGGCACCGGCGAACGCCTGCTGTTCCGTTCCAAGGCGACAGGGCTGGAGTCCGGGTTCCGGGTGCAGGCCACGGATGCGGACGGTAACAACACCGACAACGCCGGCCTCTCAAAATTGGCGTTTGACCCCCAGGCGGGCGCATTCGGCATGGCCAGCAATGGCATTCCTGTGCAGTATGGTCAGAACGCCCAGGTGCGTATCAACGGCCTGCCCGTCACCTCTGCCAGCAATACGCTGACGGACAACTTTCCCGGTGTCACCATCACTTTGACAGCAACCACCACCACAGGCTACGGTACACCGGGTGAAGTGAAGTCGCCCGCCACCATCGCGGTGCGGGAAGATGTGACCCCAGCGGTCAAAAATGTGCAGGACTTCATTACCGCCTACAACACTTTGGCCACCAGCTTGGCCGAAATGACCAAATACGATGCCGCGACCAAGACGCCCGGCATCTTCCAGGGAGATGCGGCGGTGCTGGGCTTGCAAAGCATCATGCGGGGCATGGTGGGCTCCATCAGCTCCGGATCTGTCTATAAGCGGCTCTCGGATGTGGGCATTGAGCGTCAGTTGGACGGTACGTTGACGATGAACACCGCCAAGCTCAGCGCCGCGGCCAACAATGGCACGGAGCTGCAGAAGCTGTTCACGGCCAATAACAACGACTCGCAGAGCAATGGGTTTGCCCTGAAATTCAACGCACTGAGCAAAGGAGTACTGGCCGCGGGAGGATCGGTGAAGAACAAATCGGAGGCCTTGCAAAAGGAGCTGGCCCGCAACGCCACGGAGCAGACCAAGGTCAACGACCATGCAGACTTGGTGGAACAGCGCTTGAACAAGCGCTACACCGCCCTGGATACCCAGATGGCGAGCCTGACTGCCTTGAATAATTATGTTGCGCAGCAAATTACCCTGTGGAACAAGTCCACTGGCTAA
- a CDS encoding flagellar protein FliT, whose translation MPQMLIDYYKAIEDSSLQMLEAAKTEDWDAVVRCEGACAVLIEQLRYRARSEELDAAARAEKARIMRRILGNDAQIRILAEPWLGHFEARFQQNNGLLH comes from the coding sequence ATGCCCCAAATGCTGATTGACTATTACAAAGCCATCGAAGACAGCAGTCTTCAGATGCTGGAAGCTGCCAAAACCGAGGATTGGGATGCGGTGGTGCGCTGCGAAGGTGCCTGCGCGGTGCTGATTGAGCAGTTGCGCTACCGTGCCCGCAGCGAAGAGCTGGATGCCGCAGCCCGTGCGGAGAAGGCCCGCATCATGCGGCGCATTCTGGGGAATGATGCACAGATCCGCATTTTGGCGGAGCCCTGGTTGGGGCATTTTGAGGCCCGCTTCCAGCAGAACAACGGCCTGCTGCATTAA
- the cheY gene encoding chemotaxis response regulator CheY produces the protein MAKELRFLVVDDFSTMRRIVRNLLKESGYAEADEAEDGVVALQKLRSSTFDFVVSDINMPNMNGFQLLGEIKKDDKLKHLPVLMVTAEARKEDIVLAAQQGAAGYIVKPFTKATLEDKVNHILTKQGLK, from the coding sequence ATGGCAAAAGAACTCCGTTTTTTAGTGGTCGATGACTTCTCCACCATGCGCAGAATTGTTCGCAATCTGCTCAAGGAAAGTGGATACGCCGAGGCAGACGAAGCCGAAGACGGCGTGGTCGCCCTGCAAAAACTGCGCAGCAGCACATTTGACTTTGTGGTCAGCGACATCAACATGCCCAACATGAATGGTTTCCAGTTGCTGGGCGAGATCAAGAAAGACGACAAACTCAAGCACCTGCCGGTGCTGATGGTGACGGCTGAAGCACGCAAGGAAGACATCGTGCTGGCAGCACAGCAAGGTGCCGCCGGATACATCGTCAAACCCTTCACCAAGGCCACCCTGGAAGACAAGGTCAACCACATCCTGACCAAGCAAGGCCTGAAGTAA
- a CDS encoding flagellin, whose translation MAQTINTNINTLTAQRNLTNSQSSLSTSIQRLSSGLRINSAKDDAAGLAISERFTSQIRGLNQAARNANDGISLAQTAEGALGSMSTVLQRIRELAVQSANATNSASDRQAINAEVGQLTSELDRISLATQFNGQNLLDGSFGSAVFQVGANANQTVTATTGNTRTSQYGNNQIAGTNAGTASTATAFGANGVTAGNIDISGYVGTASAAVALNDTAKTIAATINGKTASTGVTADARTEATVTFGTAGAYTLNLRSDNSTNQTITFSLTSVATSDGLSTAVSAINDQSAKTGVTAAVNAAGTGLTLTNATGNDIYLGDTAAANAGAVTVTKLDSTGTAVTGTITLAADTTADDSLTSGYLTLDSQKSFAVTSASTALTTGTSTLNKVSDLDVSTVAKSTQAIKTVDSAVAFISGERAKYGALQSRFETTISSLNTTSENLSASRSRVQDADFAVETANLSRAQILQQAGTAMVAQANQLPQGVLALLR comes from the coding sequence ATGGCACAAACCATCAATACCAATATCAATACGCTGACTGCGCAGCGCAACCTGACCAACAGCCAGTCTTCGTTGAGCACCTCGATTCAACGCCTGTCCTCCGGCTTGCGCATTAACAGTGCCAAGGACGATGCGGCTGGCCTGGCAATTTCCGAGCGTTTCACCTCGCAAATTCGCGGTCTTAACCAGGCTGCACGCAATGCCAATGACGGTATTTCCCTGGCGCAAACGGCTGAAGGTGCTTTGGGCTCCATGAGCACGGTGCTGCAACGTATTCGCGAGTTGGCGGTGCAATCGGCCAATGCCACCAATTCGGCTTCCGACCGTCAAGCTATCAATGCTGAAGTGGGTCAGCTGACTTCTGAGCTGGATCGTATCTCCCTCGCAACACAGTTCAACGGTCAAAACTTGCTGGATGGCAGTTTTGGTTCTGCGGTTTTCCAGGTCGGCGCGAATGCCAACCAAACGGTGACGGCCACTACTGGTAATACCCGTACCAGCCAGTACGGAAACAACCAAATTGCTGGTACCAACGCGGGTACGGCCTCTACTGCGACTGCTTTCGGCGCCAACGGTGTGACCGCGGGCAACATCGATATCAGTGGTTACGTTGGTACGGCCAGTGCGGCCGTAGCGTTGAACGATACGGCCAAGACCATCGCCGCCACTATCAATGGCAAAACGGCATCGACGGGTGTGACAGCGGATGCACGGACGGAGGCTACGGTTACCTTTGGTACGGCGGGCGCTTACACCTTGAATCTGCGTTCCGACAACTCCACCAACCAGACGATCACGTTCTCGTTGACGTCTGTCGCAACCTCTGACGGCCTGTCTACGGCAGTGTCGGCCATCAATGACCAATCCGCCAAGACCGGCGTGACAGCTGCAGTCAATGCGGCAGGAACAGGGCTGACACTGACCAATGCAACGGGCAACGATATCTACCTAGGCGACACGGCAGCAGCCAACGCAGGTGCCGTAACCGTCACCAAGCTGGACAGCACTGGAACCGCTGTTACCGGTACCATCACCCTGGCTGCCGACACCACGGCAGACGACTCGCTGACCAGCGGTTACCTGACACTGGACTCGCAAAAGTCTTTTGCAGTGACTTCTGCAAGCACAGCGCTGACCACAGGAACTTCCACCTTGAACAAGGTGTCTGACCTGGACGTTTCGACGGTGGCAAAATCGACGCAAGCGATCAAGACGGTGGATTCCGCAGTGGCTTTCATCAGCGGTGAGCGTGCGAAATACGGTGCTTTGCAATCGCGTTTTGAAACCACGATCTCCAGCCTGAACACCACTTCTGAAAATCTGAGCGCATCCCGCTCACGTGTTCAGGATGCGGACTTCGCGGTCGAAACAGCCAACCTGTCTCGTGCCCAGATCCTGCAGCAGGCGGGTACGGCGATGGTGGCCCAGGCCAACCAGTTGCCACAGGGTGTGCTGGCGCTGCTGCGCTGA
- the fliS gene encoding flagellar export chaperone FliS yields the protein MFTSVSSRSAAAYKKASVEASVDFADPHQLVTLLFDALLRTIGSAKLAMQAGDVPAKCTHIGNAIRILEEGLKAPLDLEKGGEIASNLNALYEYCVNRLLMANVRNEIAALDEVSKLMEPVVSGWKQIEGKGPAYLRPV from the coding sequence ATGTTCACCTCCGTCAGCTCCCGCTCAGCCGCTGCCTACAAGAAGGCCAGTGTTGAGGCCAGCGTTGATTTTGCGGACCCGCACCAGCTGGTGACCCTGTTGTTTGACGCCCTGCTGCGCACCATTGGCAGCGCCAAGCTGGCCATGCAGGCGGGTGATGTCCCTGCCAAATGCACCCATATCGGCAACGCTATCCGGATTCTCGAAGAAGGGCTCAAAGCGCCTCTGGATCTGGAAAAGGGTGGCGAAATCGCCTCCAACCTCAACGCACTCTACGAATACTGTGTCAATCGATTGCTGATGGCCAATGTGCGCAACGAGATTGCGGCGCTGGATGAAGTGAGCAAGCTGATGGAGCCAGTGGTCAGTGGCTGGAAGCAAATCGAGGGCAAGGGCCCTGCCTATTTGCGCCCGGTCTGA
- the flhC gene encoding flagellar transcriptional regulator FlhC codes for MASKSVLNDSKQVERAVALIQLGARLQVLESETDLSYERLLRLYKEVAGRSPSKGQLPFSTEWFLTWQPNIHASLFQNTYEYLTKVSAMEDIDAVMAAYRLYTEQIAACGVEPLLSITRAWRLVKFIDNNMLSMTKCSKCGGHFVSEAYENTRHFECGLCTPPARAGKGSAIGGILLH; via the coding sequence ATGGCCAGCAAAAGCGTTTTGAACGATTCCAAACAGGTAGAGCGCGCCGTCGCCCTCATCCAGCTCGGCGCCCGCCTGCAGGTGCTGGAGAGCGAGACCGACCTGTCCTACGAGCGCCTGTTGCGCCTGTACAAGGAAGTGGCAGGCCGCTCGCCGAGCAAGGGCCAGTTGCCCTTCTCGACCGAATGGTTCCTGACCTGGCAGCCCAATATCCATGCCTCGCTGTTCCAGAACACCTATGAGTACCTGACCAAGGTCAGTGCCATGGAGGACATCGACGCGGTCATGGCGGCCTACCGCCTGTACACCGAACAGATCGCGGCGTGCGGCGTGGAACCGCTGCTGTCCATCACCCGCGCCTGGCGCTTGGTCAAGTTCATCGACAACAACATGCTGTCCATGACCAAATGCTCCAAGTGCGGGGGACATTTCGTGAGCGAGGCCTACGAGAACACGCGGCATTTCGAATGCGGCCTGTGCACTCCGCCCGCGCGGGCCGGCAAGGGCTCTGCTATAGGTGGCATTTTGTTGCACTAA
- a CDS encoding protein phosphatase CheZ — translation MSSPELRDLLKDGVTPVQIHQQLGALTRQLHDSLNGLGLADKVKDWAGELPDAKSRLSYIARLTGQAAEKVLNQVDQAKAQHDHIAAETRRIGALITKDPVAAVAGGHVMNFITDVEQASQKVDGYLTEIMMAQDFHDLTGQVIAKVVNLAATIEEQLVLMLLQTAPPEAAAKAAAPAAAYVPALAGPVVAGQAHTDVVTDQSQVDDLLASLGF, via the coding sequence ATGTCCTCCCCGGAATTGCGTGACCTTCTGAAGGACGGTGTCACTCCCGTCCAGATTCACCAGCAACTCGGCGCTCTGACCCGCCAATTGCACGACTCCCTGAACGGCCTGGGACTGGCCGACAAAGTCAAAGACTGGGCCGGTGAGCTGCCTGACGCCAAAAGCCGCCTGTCATACATCGCGCGCCTGACTGGTCAGGCCGCAGAAAAAGTGCTCAACCAGGTCGACCAGGCCAAGGCCCAGCACGATCACATTGCGGCAGAAACACGCCGCATCGGCGCATTGATCACAAAGGACCCCGTGGCTGCCGTGGCTGGTGGCCATGTGATGAACTTCATCACCGATGTCGAGCAGGCCAGCCAGAAGGTGGACGGCTACCTGACCGAAATCATGATGGCCCAGGACTTTCACGACCTGACAGGCCAGGTGATTGCCAAGGTGGTGAACCTGGCAGCCACCATAGAAGAACAATTGGTGCTGATGCTGCTTCAGACCGCACCACCCGAAGCGGCCGCGAAGGCAGCGGCACCCGCTGCAGCCTACGTGCCGGCACTGGCCGGTCCAGTGGTGGCAGGGCAAGCCCACACCGATGTGGTGACCGACCAGTCGCAGGTGGACGACCTGCTGGCCAGCCTGGGGTTTTAA
- a CDS encoding flagellin: MASTINTNIQSLTAQRNLSNSQASLSTSMARLSSGLRINSAKDDAAGLAISERFTAQIRGVNQAARNANDGISLSQVAEGALGSSSSMLQRIRELAVQSANATNSASDRAALNAEVSQLTAELNRIAQTTQFNGQNILDGSFTSATFQVGANANQTITATTANFSTSMYGNNRMGSSVATSTSGVGDLVVGTVSTGTNPTTAVLNPAAGNPTAGETLTISGATGTATVTVAAKASAKTVAAAINAQAGTTGVNATARTSIDLGNFTAAGNYSLTVVSANSAATPATIGFNIGAGLNTNDGLAAAINAFNDKTAQTGVTAKINTAGNGITLTNDAGEDISIASAASSVGSFNVINPSFGPIPPATTPTTGTPITVTNNGTDTAYILGALTIDSNNSFSIGSPSGAPVTGASYFTGTSAASELQAASTMDVSSVDAATRTLTTVDSALSVISAQRAKFGALQSRFESAISSLQTTGENLSASRSRIQDADFALETANLSRTQILQQAGTAMVAQANQLPQQVLQLLKG; this comes from the coding sequence ATGGCCTCAACCATCAATACCAATATCCAGTCGCTGACTGCGCAGCGCAACCTGAGCAATAGCCAGGCGTCGCTGTCGACCTCCATGGCACGCCTGTCGTCGGGCTTGCGCATCAACAGCGCCAAGGACGATGCTGCGGGTCTGGCCATTAGCGAACGTTTCACGGCCCAGATTCGCGGCGTCAACCAAGCTGCTCGCAATGCCAATGACGGCATTTCGCTTTCGCAGGTGGCTGAAGGCGCGTTGGGCAGCTCGTCCAGCATGCTGCAGCGGATCCGCGAACTGGCAGTGCAATCGGCCAATGCCACCAATTCCGCATCGGACCGCGCCGCGTTGAACGCCGAAGTGAGCCAGCTCACTGCCGAGCTGAACCGCATTGCCCAAACCACCCAATTCAACGGACAGAACATTCTGGACGGTAGCTTTACCTCTGCCACATTCCAGGTCGGCGCCAACGCCAACCAGACTATCACCGCCACCACGGCCAACTTCAGCACCAGCATGTATGGCAACAACCGCATGGGCTCCTCGGTTGCCACCAGCACCAGTGGCGTGGGCGACTTGGTCGTTGGCACCGTAAGCACAGGCACCAACCCCACCACCGCCGTACTCAACCCAGCCGCAGGCAACCCCACGGCTGGAGAGACGCTGACCATCAGCGGCGCAACTGGCACCGCCACTGTCACCGTCGCCGCAAAAGCCAGCGCCAAGACTGTGGCTGCCGCTATCAATGCCCAGGCCGGCACGACAGGCGTCAATGCCACGGCCCGCACCAGCATTGACCTTGGCAACTTCACCGCTGCGGGCAATTATTCGTTGACAGTGGTCTCTGCCAACTCCGCAGCGACCCCCGCAACCATCGGATTCAACATCGGCGCCGGGCTCAACACCAACGACGGTTTGGCCGCTGCGATCAATGCATTCAATGACAAGACAGCCCAAACCGGGGTGACCGCCAAAATCAACACGGCGGGTAACGGCATTACCCTGACAAACGACGCGGGCGAAGACATCTCGATCGCCAGCGCAGCCAGTTCCGTCGGTTCGTTCAACGTGATTAACCCATCTTTTGGACCGATCCCGCCGGCCACCACGCCCACGACTGGAACGCCCATTACGGTCACCAATAACGGTACAGACACCGCCTATATCCTGGGTGCACTGACGATCGACTCGAACAACAGCTTCAGCATTGGCTCCCCGTCCGGAGCCCCAGTGACTGGGGCCAGCTACTTCACGGGCACCAGTGCCGCCAGCGAATTGCAGGCCGCATCCACCATGGACGTCTCCAGCGTAGACGCCGCCACCCGCACCCTGACCACCGTGGATTCGGCACTGTCCGTGATTTCCGCGCAGCGCGCCAAGTTCGGCGCTTTACAGTCTCGCTTCGAGTCTGCCATCAGCAGCCTGCAAACCACGGGTGAAAACCTGAGCGCCTCGCGCTCGCGTATCCAGGATGCGGACTTCGCACTGGAAACGGCCAACCTGTCGCGCACGCAGATCCTGCAACAAGCCGGTACCGCCATGGTGGCGCAGGCTAACCAGTTGCCACAACAGGTTCTGCAGTTGCTCAAGGGCTGA
- the motB gene encoding flagellar motor protein MotB, with protein MAGDAKKLQPIIIKRVKKGGHAAHGGAWKIAYADFVTAMMAFFLLMWLLGSTSEGDRKGISDYFQSPMKVALQGGPGAGASNSVLTGGGKDLTQQVGQTRKGDGQDASAKKMSRAELKAEVAKRDAKTLAALSAKIAQAIASNPKLSEFSSQIKLEVTPDGLQIQIIDDQKRPMFDSGSAAVKPYMRDILREIGIVLTDVENKVSMDGHTDRTPYGNAARGYSNWELSADRANAARRELVLAGMPEEKLVRVVGMASSLLLEPDNPFSPSNRRISILVMTKDAEERMLGADRVPLEPETEGPPATGEPPAKSPP; from the coding sequence ATGGCCGGGGACGCCAAGAAACTCCAGCCCATCATCATCAAGCGGGTCAAAAAAGGCGGCCACGCTGCGCATGGGGGCGCCTGGAAGATTGCCTACGCCGACTTCGTGACCGCCATGATGGCGTTCTTTCTGCTCATGTGGCTGCTGGGCAGCACCTCCGAAGGGGACCGCAAGGGCATTTCCGATTACTTCCAGTCCCCGATGAAAGTGGCATTGCAAGGCGGCCCCGGTGCGGGAGCCAGCAACAGCGTTCTCACGGGTGGCGGCAAGGACCTGACCCAACAGGTGGGGCAAACCCGCAAGGGTGACGGGCAAGACGCCAGCGCCAAGAAGATGTCCCGCGCGGAGCTCAAGGCCGAAGTCGCCAAACGCGATGCCAAGACCCTGGCCGCTCTGAGCGCCAAGATCGCGCAGGCCATCGCCAGCAATCCCAAACTCTCCGAGTTCAGCTCCCAAATCAAACTCGAAGTGACACCGGACGGCTTGCAGATCCAGATCATTGATGACCAGAAGCGCCCCATGTTTGACAGCGGCAGTGCGGCCGTCAAACCCTATATGCGCGACATCCTGCGGGAAATCGGCATCGTGCTGACCGACGTGGAAAACAAGGTCAGCATGGACGGCCACACCGACCGCACACCCTACGGCAATGCGGCCCGCGGCTACAGCAACTGGGAGCTTTCAGCCGACCGGGCCAATGCGGCCCGGCGCGAGCTGGTGCTGGCGGGCATGCCCGAAGAGAAACTGGTCCGTGTGGTGGGCATGGCATCCAGCCTGCTGCTGGAGCCAGACAATCCGTTTAGCCCGAGCAACCGGCGCATCAGTATTCTGGTCATGACCAAAGATGCGGAAGAACGCATGCTCGGGGCCGACCGCGTGCCGCTGGAACCGGAAACCGAAGGTCCACCAGCCACAGGCGAGCCCCCCGCGAAATCACCCCCGTAA
- a CDS encoding EscU/YscU/HrcU family type III secretion system export apparatus switch protein, protein MESGSQDRNLPASERKLKKAREDGQVSRSEDLSHLAVLGMGSMALLVLAPVLFDRLKLSLSQQLTFDATTVKQTGSMLTRLGDATTVGIAGCTAFAVIVMASVILAAVASGGWVNSLKPLMPDFSRLNPLKGIGNLFSKKKLLSTAKMVLLTIILFCIAASYLSSGLQTMASLVLQPSSSAIAHLTEWITGGAGMLLLVILLAAMVDVPLQSFLHKDQMKMSHQEFKQEGKESDGNPQMKGKMRQRQRELSQGGSINAVPKADFVVMNPTHFAVAIRYDEKTMRAPQVISKGADLLAMRIRDLAKSHSIPVLQSPMLARALYANAELDQDIPSALYTAVAQVLAYVYRLRAALRGDGPMPNEVPQPFVPPELDPMAKTVKAATP, encoded by the coding sequence ATGGAATCAGGCAGTCAAGATCGCAACCTACCGGCCTCAGAGCGCAAGCTGAAGAAGGCCCGGGAAGACGGCCAGGTCAGTCGCTCCGAAGACCTCTCCCACCTTGCTGTGCTGGGCATGGGCTCCATGGCGCTCCTGGTGCTGGCACCAGTGCTTTTTGACCGGCTCAAGCTCAGCCTGAGCCAGCAACTCACCTTCGATGCCACCACTGTCAAACAGACCGGCAGCATGCTGACGCGCCTGGGCGATGCCACCACCGTCGGCATCGCAGGCTGCACGGCATTTGCGGTCATCGTCATGGCATCAGTCATCCTCGCGGCCGTGGCCTCTGGTGGCTGGGTCAACAGCCTCAAGCCCCTGATGCCCGACTTCAGCCGGCTCAATCCGCTGAAAGGAATTGGCAACCTCTTCAGCAAAAAGAAGCTGCTCTCGACCGCAAAAATGGTGCTGCTCACCATCATCCTGTTCTGCATTGCCGCGTCTTACCTGAGTTCCGGACTGCAGACCATGGCCTCCCTGGTCCTGCAGCCCAGCAGCTCGGCCATTGCCCACCTGACTGAGTGGATCACCGGGGGGGCCGGTATGTTGCTGCTGGTGATCCTGTTGGCCGCCATGGTGGACGTACCGCTGCAATCCTTCCTGCACAAGGACCAGATGAAGATGTCCCACCAGGAGTTCAAGCAGGAAGGCAAAGAGTCTGACGGCAATCCGCAGATGAAAGGCAAGATGCGCCAGCGGCAACGTGAGCTGTCCCAGGGGGGCAGCATCAACGCAGTCCCCAAAGCCGATTTTGTGGTGATGAACCCGACCCACTTTGCCGTCGCGATCCGCTACGACGAAAAAACCATGCGTGCGCCCCAGGTCATCTCCAAAGGGGCCGACCTGCTGGCCATGCGCATCCGTGATCTGGCCAAGAGCCACTCCATTCCCGTACTGCAGTCACCCATGCTGGCGCGTGCGCTCTATGCCAATGCAGAGCTGGACCAGGACATTCCCTCTGCGCTGTACACCGCAGTGGCGCAGGTGCTGGCTTATGTGTACCGCCTGCGGGCAGCGCTGCGCGGTGACGGACCGATGCCCAACGAAGTACCACAGCCCTTCGTACCTCCAGAGCTGGACCCGATGGCTAAAACCGTGAAGGCAGCTACGCCATGA